The Cognatishimia activa nucleotide sequence TCAGGCACAGGCTAGGGTTATCTTGCTGAAAGACAGCAATGCGACCAGCTTCGACTACACACAGCTCGCCGACCTGATGATCCGGGCCGCTCAGGGCTATGTCTCTCCAGAGGCAGATGCAGCCCTTCGAGATGCGCTTGAGCGCGATCCAAACAACGGATTTGCCCGCTACTACCTCGGCCTGATGCTGAGCCAGAACGGACGCCCCGACATAACATTTAGGATGTGGCGAGACCTTCTGGAAACAGGCCCTGAGGCCGCGCCTTGGATTGCGCCTGTCCGAGCACGGATCGACGACATGGCTTGGTTCGCAGGCATCGACTATACCCAACCAGCGCCTCGCGGCCCTTCCGCAGAAGATATCGAAGCCGCCGAGGAGCTCAGCACAGAAGATCGCAGCGAGATGATCAATGCCATGGTCGCAGGCCTTGCAGACCGTCTCGCCAATGAGGGCGGCACGCCTGAAGAATGGGCACAGTTGATTTCTGCCTATGGCGTCTTAGGTGATCTAGATAAAGCACAGATTGTTTGGGATGACGCCAAATCGACCTTCTCTGCCGCGCCCGACGCGCTGGCAACAATCGCCAAAGCAGCACGGTCGGCAGGACTAGCAGAATGAGCCATAAGATATTTGAATCGATTGAAGACAACGCCGCTGAGATGCCGCAGATGCAAGCCTTGGCGGGTCTGGATCTAGGCACCAAAACCATCGGTGTCGCGGTGTCTGACAGCTTTCAGTCGATTGCAACCCCGCTGCACACGATCAAACGCAAGAAGTTCACCCAAGATGCGCAGCAACTTCTGGACATCATCAAAGAGCGAAATATTGGCGCATTGATCTTGGGGCTTCCGCTGAACATGGATGGCAGCGAAGGGCCTCGTGTGCAATCGACCCGTGCTTTCGCCCGTAATCTTGCGCAATTGACCTCCCTTCCGATTTTCCTATGGGACGAGCGTCTGTCGACCGTTGCAGCAGAAAGAGCGCTTTTGGAGGCGGATACCAGCCGAAAACGTCGCTCTGAGGTCATCGATCACGTGGCAGCAGGTTATATTCTACAAGGGGCGCTGGATCGGCTGGCGCATCTTCGACGCGGCAGCTAAGGCGGAATTCATGCAGAATGATCTGAAGAAATTAGTCTGGCAGCGGGCAGAGGTCTCCTCTCCCTGTGTGCAAATCTGTGTCATCCACCCAAAAGAACAAATCTGTGCCGGGTGCTACCGGACTGTGGATGAGATCACCGAATGGGGCCACATGTCAGAGGGTGAACGCACGAATTTGATGCAAGAGCTTCCAGAACGCGCGGGCCGATTGAAGAAGCGACGCGGTGGTCGCAAAGAAAAAGCGGCGCGCAGCGGATAGAGCTGCACGCCGCTTCCTTGATAGAAGAGTATCTAAGTCAGCTAGAAATTACGCTGCCAGAGGCGCCTCTGTAATTGTGCCTTCAATGATCTCGATATCATCTGGTTCAATGGAACCAAAGGCACCTGAGACAACGGCAACCAATGCACCGTCTACATAGATCTCAGCGTCGCCGTCTTCATCACCTTCCACGATGCTAATCGCTCCAGCTGCACCTGTTTCAACAACGACTGCGAGCACGTCTTCACCAGTTTCCCAGTCTTCGACAACAGGAGCGTGCTCCTGATCAACAAAGACGCCAGTGATGAATGTGTCAGCACCCTCTCCACCGTAAGCGGTGTCATTGGTATCCATGTAAAGCAAGTCGTCGCCGGCTTCACCGCGCAGAACATCTGCGTCGTCATCAATTAGGATCACACCCTCGGAAGTCACGTTCGTACCAACCAAAATGTCGTTCCCGGTACCACCAAACAAAGTGTCGTCACCGGTCGCGCCGATCAATAGATCAGTATCACCGTTGCCGTGAATACGGTCGTCGCCTTCCCCGCCGGAGATCGCATCAACACCTGCGCCGCCCCAGATACGGTCATCCCCACGTTCACCTAGGATCACGTCATCACCACCGTTACCGGAAATGGTGTCATGACCATTGCCACCTTCAATGAAGTCATTGCCGCTGTTGCCAGCAATGCGGTCGGCATCGTTACCACCGCGAATGGAGTCATCACCACGACCTCCTTCGATGGTGTCATCACCACCCGCGCCGCCAATGGTATCATCGCCATGGCCGCCTTGGATAAAGTCGTTGCCCAGTCCGCCTAGGATTGTGTCATCCCCAGCGCCACCATCAATAGAATCATCACCGCCAAGGCCGTTGATGGTGTCATCGCCATCGCCGCCTTCAAGAGTATCGTTTTCGTCTGTGCCGGTCAGAAGGAGATTCTCGATACCATCGCCACCACCGGTGCCATCGCCACCGTCGCCGCCATCACCGCCATCTGTGCCGTCACCTCCATCTCCACCATCTACGGAGTCGCCGCCATCGCTATCATCATCTGTGTGAAAAGCTGCGACAAGACCTGCTGTTAGCAGGCCAAAAATGAGCAATAATTCCATCTTAATGCACCCTTAACTATCTTCTCACGGAGGAGAATTAGACAATTTTAGGGCGAAATCTAGCCAAAAGAGATAACTGTTAACGGTGCAGATACAATCTGGATAACCGCCAAAATTTGTTGATCAGAAAGGTCTCAATCAGAGCCTTTCAGAGGCCAAAATTATAAACCGACAGCCTTATGCAACATATTCAGTGCAACCAAAGTGAGAAAAACCCCGAAGATTCGCTTCAAAGGTTTCGCATCCAGAGCGTGCGCGAGTCGCGCGCCATAAGGTGTCGTGATCAATGTCATGGCGATGATGATCGCAAAGGCTGCGAGGTTCACAGCACCCAGCGAAAATGCCGGGCGAAATTGAGGTTCGATGTCGACCAGCAAAAAGCCAATCATGCCGGGGACGGCGATGATCAAGCCAAAGCCTGCCGCTGTCGCAACCGCGCGATGAATAGGCGTATTGAAAAGGCTCATCATGGGCACCCCAAAACTGCCGCCTCCGATGCCCATCAAAACAGAGAGAAACCCAATCAATGGGCTCAGGGTTGCACGCAGCCACCCTACAGGCATGCTCTCTCTGAGCCGCCAATCGGAACGCCCTAGTCCCATATCAACGCCTACGATGATCCCAAGAATCCCAAAGATGGCTTGCAAAGTGTCAGACCGGAGTTGAGCCGCGATGGTGACGCCGATCACTGCCCCAATGGCAATGCCAGGCCCCCAAGTCCTGAGAATATCCCAATCCACCGCCCCTTTTTTATGATGGCTCATCACGGACCGGATGGAAGTAACAACAATGGTCGCCAGTGAGGTGCCCAGACAGAGCTGCATCAGTTGCGGCCCATCAAAGCCAAGCGTTTGAAATGCATAGAAAAAGGCGGGAACAAGTACAATGCCGCCACCCACACCGAGAAGCCCCGCCAAAACACCAGCAAAAGCGCCGATGACCGCCAAAAGAACTGCCATCTGCAGCAGTAGGCCCATGTCCATGATTTCGCCTCTATTCTGCAGCTTGGGTGTTTGGGTGGGCCTGTACATGCGCCAGAGCCTCTAGCAACAGTTCTGGCCCCGCACCGGGTTTACTCGCACCCTGAGACAAAACCCGCCGCCAAGCGCGCGCGCCCGGCTTGCCGGTGAACAATCCGAGCATATGACGGGTGATCTGATGCAGCTTTCCACCCTGACTCATATGCGCCTCTATG carries:
- the ccmI gene encoding c-type cytochrome biogenesis protein CcmI; the encoded protein is MTFWITAIGLTLITAVFLLLALLRGRAGEISPAAFDLQVYRDQLAEVDRDLARGVISAEDADRVRTEVSRRILAADAQVQAEQSGTARRDPRPMFTGLALGLLMIGGSFFAYEKLGNPGYPDLALQDRIEAARDSLENRPSQATFEAQLPPQDTVEADPEFLKLITELRAAVKDRPDDLRGHELLARNEATLQNYKAAYQAQARVILLKDSNATSFDYTQLADLMIRAAQGYVSPEADAALRDALERDPNNGFARYYLGLMLSQNGRPDITFRMWRDLLETGPEAAPWIAPVRARIDDMAWFAGIDYTQPAPRGPSAEDIEAAEELSTEDRSEMINAMVAGLADRLANEGGTPEEWAQLISAYGVLGDLDKAQIVWDDAKSTFSAAPDALATIAKAARSAGLAE
- the ruvX gene encoding Holliday junction resolvase RuvX, translating into MSHKIFESIEDNAAEMPQMQALAGLDLGTKTIGVAVSDSFQSIATPLHTIKRKKFTQDAQQLLDIIKERNIGALILGLPLNMDGSEGPRVQSTRAFARNLAQLTSLPIFLWDERLSTVAAERALLEADTSRKRRSEVIDHVAAGYILQGALDRLAHLRRGS
- a CDS encoding DUF1289 domain-containing protein is translated as MQNDLKKLVWQRAEVSSPCVQICVIHPKEQICAGCYRTVDEITEWGHMSEGERTNLMQELPERAGRLKKRRGGRKEKAARSG
- a CDS encoding calcium-binding protein, coding for MELLLIFGLLTAGLVAAFHTDDDSDGGDSVDGGDGGDGTDGGDGGDGGDGTGGGDGIENLLLTGTDENDTLEGGDGDDTINGLGGDDSIDGGAGDDTILGGLGNDFIQGGHGDDTIGGAGGDDTIEGGRGDDSIRGGNDADRIAGNSGNDFIEGGNGHDTISGNGGDDVILGERGDDRIWGGAGVDAISGGEGDDRIHGNGDTDLLIGATGDDTLFGGTGNDILVGTNVTSEGVILIDDDADVLRGEAGDDLLYMDTNDTAYGGEGADTFITGVFVDQEHAPVVEDWETGEDVLAVVVETGAAGAISIVEGDEDGDAEIYVDGALVAVVSGAFGSIEPDDIEIIEGTITEAPLAA
- a CDS encoding sulfite exporter TauE/SafE family protein, producing the protein MDMGLLLQMAVLLAVIGAFAGVLAGLLGVGGGIVLVPAFFYAFQTLGFDGPQLMQLCLGTSLATIVVTSIRSVMSHHKKGAVDWDILRTWGPGIAIGAVIGVTIAAQLRSDTLQAIFGILGIIVGVDMGLGRSDWRLRESMPVGWLRATLSPLIGFLSVLMGIGGGSFGVPMMSLFNTPIHRAVATAAGFGLIIAVPGMIGFLLVDIEPQFRPAFSLGAVNLAAFAIIIAMTLITTPYGARLAHALDAKPLKRIFGVFLTLVALNMLHKAVGL